A window of the Rhizobium sp. ACO-34A genome harbors these coding sequences:
- a CDS encoding TetR family transcriptional regulator encodes MAGLRARQKADRNRRILESATTLFREQGYDAARIEDIAEMAEVSVGTLYNYYQNKGDILVATVSMEVTEVLEAGESIVANPPLNVEEALRALIEQYYDHSLVYLSKEMWRTAMAYSIQQPETPLSKRYTELDQCLCAQVVELIQTLQRRGVVIAGVDARAVGEVFFNNLNMMFIEFCKVEAMPLEELKVRVAAQHRPVAALISSVKPA; translated from the coding sequence ATGGCCGGATTGCGCGCACGACAGAAAGCCGACAGGAACCGCCGCATCCTGGAATCGGCCACCACCCTGTTTCGCGAACAGGGCTATGATGCCGCCCGTATCGAGGACATCGCCGAGATGGCGGAGGTCTCCGTCGGCACGCTCTACAACTACTATCAGAACAAGGGCGACATCCTCGTCGCCACCGTTTCCATGGAAGTGACCGAGGTGCTGGAGGCGGGCGAAAGCATCGTCGCCAACCCGCCGCTCAACGTCGAGGAGGCGCTGCGCGCGCTGATCGAACAGTATTACGATCACTCGCTGGTCTATCTCAGCAAGGAGATGTGGCGCACCGCCATGGCCTATTCGATCCAGCAGCCGGAAACGCCGCTGTCCAAGCGCTATACCGAACTCGATCAGTGTCTCTGTGCGCAGGTGGTGGAACTGATCCAGACCCTCCAGCGCCGCGGCGTGGTGATCGCCGGTGTCGACGCCCGCGCCGTCGGAGAAGTCTTCTTCAACAACCTCAACATGATGTTCATCGAGTTCTGCAAGGTCGAGGCCATGCCGCTCGAGGAGCTGAAGGTGCGCGTCGCCGCGCAGCATCGCCCGGTGGCGGCGCTGATCAGCAGCGTCAAGCCCGCCTGA
- a CDS encoding DUF4440 domain-containing protein, producing the protein MTDTRTAVLAAAEALVDAFGRHDTRAYFDAFSPEATFIFYNLDRTLSSRAEYEAEWALWETRDGFAVRACRSTNRNVQLFGDAAVFTHSVETDLEAGGEAVTNNERETIVFARQPDGRWLAVHEHLSALPA; encoded by the coding sequence ATGACCGATACCCGGACCGCCGTTCTCGCCGCAGCAGAAGCCCTTGTCGACGCCTTCGGCCGCCACGACACCCGCGCCTATTTCGATGCCTTTTCGCCTGAGGCGACCTTCATCTTCTACAATCTCGACCGCACGCTTTCGAGCCGCGCCGAATACGAGGCGGAATGGGCGTTGTGGGAAACGCGCGACGGTTTTGCAGTGCGCGCCTGCCGCTCGACCAACCGCAATGTCCAGCTCTTCGGCGATGCCGCCGTCTTCACCCACTCGGTCGAAACCGACCTCGAAGCGGGCGGGGAAGCCGTGACCAACAACGAGCGCGAGACCATCGTCTTTGCCCGCCAGCCCGATGGCCGCTGGCTCGCCGTCCACGAGCACCTTTCAGCCCTTCCGGCCTGA